The Sphingobacteriales bacterium genome includes a window with the following:
- a CDS encoding phytoene/squalene synthase family protein: MNSIDLYNHSCNRCSELITKKYSTSFSLGIRVSDKEFRNTIYGIYGFVRFADEIVDTFHDFDKRQLLADFRKDTFKAIEQGISLNPVLQSFQQVVNTYQIDHHLITDFLDSMEMDLHKTTYESEALYQKYIYGSAEVVGLMCLQVFTRGDKDYYEELAPYAKSLGAAFQKINFLRDMNSDLKDRGRVYFPGIDLTRFDEYTKQEILKDIQKDFDSALEGIKRLPKGARRGVYLAYVYYLNLYKNIRKATVEKIMEERIRVSDRQKAYLLMNSVVRNSMNLL, encoded by the coding sequence ATGAACAGCATTGATTTATACAACCACAGCTGCAACCGATGCAGCGAACTTATCACGAAAAAATATTCCACTTCTTTTTCGCTGGGTATCCGTGTGTCCGATAAGGAATTCAGGAACACCATCTATGGCATTTACGGATTTGTCCGTTTTGCCGATGAGATCGTGGATACCTTCCATGACTTTGACAAGCGACAATTGCTCGCTGATTTCAGGAAAGACACCTTCAAGGCAATAGAACAGGGCATCAGCCTGAATCCTGTCCTGCAATCCTTTCAGCAGGTGGTGAATACCTACCAGATAGACCATCATCTTATCACCGATTTTCTGGATTCCATGGAGATGGACTTACATAAAACCACTTATGAAAGTGAAGCGCTTTACCAAAAATACATTTACGGTTCTGCGGAAGTGGTAGGGCTGATGTGCTTACAGGTGTTTACCCGAGGTGATAAAGATTATTATGAAGAACTGGCACCCTATGCCAAAAGCCTGGGTGCGGCATTTCAGAAAATCAACTTCCTGCGAGACATGAACAGTGACCTGAAAGACAGAGGCCGGGTATATTTTCCGGGAATTGATTTGACCAGGTTTGACGAATACACCAAACAGGAGATTTTAAAGGATATACAAAAGGATTTCGACAGCGCACTGGAAGGCATCAAACGTTTGCCCAAAGGAGCGCGTCGCGGTGTGTATCTGGCCTATGTGTATTACCTCAATTTGTATAAGAACATCCGCAAGGCTACCGTTGAAAAGATAATGGAAGAGCGCATACGTGTCAGCGACCGCCAAAAGGCCTATTTGCTGATGAATTCCGTGGTGCGCAACTCGATGAATCTATTATAA
- a CDS encoding lycopene cyclase domain-containing protein, whose translation MPQYTYLLLMLLTLAGPLFFSFDSKVQFVKKWKYLPVPLSVTTVYFVVWDYFFTKHGVWSFNDNYILGHKLFLLPVEEWLFFWIVPFSCVFIYECTSYYIRKDYLAKYARTLHLAILILISIVSVLNFHKAYTSFNFISAAVLMTYIHFILKPSWLGRFYIGYLFSLIPFFLVNGVLTSLPVVSYHPAENLGIRLFTIPIEDTIYCLLLLMMNVTMYEWLKGKNNQTSNSSS comes from the coding sequence CTGCCCCAATATACCTATCTCCTGCTGATGCTGCTTACGCTGGCTGGTCCGTTATTTTTCAGTTTTGACAGCAAGGTACAATTTGTAAAAAAATGGAAATATCTTCCCGTTCCGCTGTCAGTCACAACCGTATATTTTGTGGTATGGGATTATTTCTTCACCAAACACGGTGTGTGGAGTTTTAACGACAATTATATTCTGGGCCATAAGCTATTCCTGCTGCCTGTCGAAGAGTGGCTATTTTTTTGGATAGTGCCGTTTTCCTGTGTCTTTATCTATGAATGTACGAGCTACTATATACGAAAAGATTATCTGGCAAAATATGCCCGGACGCTCCACCTGGCCATACTCATCCTGATCAGCATAGTAAGCGTCCTGAATTTTCACAAAGCCTATACCTCATTTAACTTTATTTCCGCTGCGGTGCTGATGACCTATATTCATTTTATTCTAAAGCCTTCGTGGCTGGGGAGATTTTATATCGGCTACCTGTTTTCACTGATTCCTTTCTTTTTAGTGAACGGCGTGCTCACGAGTTTACCCGTAGTGAGCTATCATCCGGCTGAAAACCTGGGTATCCGCCTTTTCACCATACCGATTGAAGACACCATATACTGTTTGCTGCTTCTGATGATGAATGTAACGATGTATGAGTGGCTGAAAGGCAAGAATAATCAAACCAGCAATTCGTCTTCCTGA
- a CDS encoding DUF4293 family protein yields the protein MIQRIQTIYLFLAAVAAIAFLFVPFGKINMNGFSNRKLQMKVIAVAILLSIALIGLSVYAIVLHQKDQYQFGPRLSFLCLFLCLIFLAYKGVKHDEQLVKSMDRLR from the coding sequence ATGATACAACGCATTCAAACCATTTACCTGTTTCTGGCTGCAGTGGCTGCTATCGCCTTTCTGTTTGTCCCGTTCGGCAAAATAAACATGAATGGATTCAGCAACCGAAAGCTGCAGATGAAAGTTATTGCTGTCGCTATATTATTGTCCATAGCGCTGATCGGATTATCGGTATACGCCATAGTGCTGCACCAGAAAGACCAATATCAGTTCGGTCCTAGATTATCATTCCTGTGTTTGTTCTTGTGTTTAATTTTTCTGGCCTACAAAGGCGTTAAGCACGATGAGCAGCTGGTTAAATCGATGGACAGACTGCGCTAA